From a single Lewinella sp. LCG006 genomic region:
- a CDS encoding cytosine permease, whose protein sequence is MTNDKASVVTTEEYERQPVPDSKLKSWKGFLGMYAGEHAAGTEFVIGPLFLTAGVSAFDLIIGLLLGNFLAVLSWRFLTAEVAVKNRLTLYYQLERICGKNLVTFYNLANGILFCFLAGAMITVSATAVGIPFDMEMPKLTDTMPNGPTWIIIVIAIGIVISLIAARGYNSVVKAANWMSPFIVLAFLVAGVVALRQLGVSSFSEFWAIWGDGGDPFPGQLKYTFWHVVIWSWFCNAAMHIGMSDLTVFRYAKNAKAGWTTAAGMYVGHYMAWIAAALLYAVYLQSPEALAIMANGEAPSVAPGPLAYNAIGVFGIIAVVIAGWTTANPTIYRAGLAFQAIIPKASTFWVTMLAGGIATIAGLFPAFAMKLLDFVAVYGFILAPVGAIIVFEHFFAERAGIVKNYALNSGSNFNLAVLLAWGISFVVFYGLSVTQGVFLSFLTLPAWLTCGALFLILSKIMQKKGSV, encoded by the coding sequence ATGACCAACGATAAAGCATCTGTTGTAACTACCGAAGAATACGAACGCCAGCCAGTACCAGATTCCAAATTGAAAAGTTGGAAAGGTTTTTTAGGAATGTACGCTGGCGAACACGCGGCCGGCACGGAATTTGTCATCGGTCCTCTCTTCCTAACGGCGGGAGTTAGTGCTTTTGACCTGATCATAGGACTCCTGCTTGGCAATTTTCTAGCGGTTCTCTCCTGGCGATTTCTAACGGCCGAAGTTGCGGTAAAAAATCGTCTGACCCTTTATTATCAGTTGGAGCGAATCTGCGGTAAAAACCTGGTTACTTTTTACAACCTGGCCAATGGTATTCTTTTTTGTTTCCTGGCTGGGGCAATGATCACGGTGTCAGCTACGGCCGTAGGGATTCCTTTTGATATGGAAATGCCGAAACTCACCGATACGATGCCAAACGGTCCTACCTGGATCATCATCGTTATTGCCATTGGCATCGTGATTTCTCTTATCGCAGCACGTGGCTATAATTCAGTCGTGAAAGCAGCCAACTGGATGTCTCCTTTTATTGTGTTGGCTTTTCTGGTAGCTGGTGTTGTGGCACTGAGACAGCTTGGGGTTTCCAGTTTTTCTGAATTCTGGGCCATCTGGGGGGATGGTGGTGATCCCTTTCCAGGCCAACTGAAGTACACTTTTTGGCACGTAGTTATTTGGTCTTGGTTTTGTAACGCAGCCATGCATATAGGGATGTCTGACCTTACGGTGTTTCGTTACGCAAAAAATGCCAAAGCGGGCTGGACGACAGCGGCTGGGATGTACGTAGGTCACTACATGGCCTGGATTGCCGCAGCTTTATTGTATGCTGTCTACTTACAATCACCAGAAGCATTGGCAATCATGGCCAACGGAGAAGCTCCGTCGGTAGCTCCTGGGCCGCTGGCATACAATGCTATCGGTGTCTTCGGTATCATCGCAGTCGTCATTGCGGGCTGGACCACCGCCAATCCAACAATCTATCGCGCAGGACTTGCTTTTCAAGCCATTATTCCAAAAGCTTCCACTTTTTGGGTGACCATGCTGGCCGGTGGAATTGCGACCATTGCTGGTTTGTTCCCGGCTTTTGCAATGAAGCTGCTAGACTTTGTAGCCGTATACGGATTTATTTTAGCACCGGTAGGAGCAATTATTGTCTTTGAGCACTTCTTTGCGGAAAGAGCTGGGATTGTCAAAAATTATGCACTAAACTCTGGCTCCAATTTCAATCTGGCGGTGCTGCTGGCTTGGGGAATCAGCTTCGTTGTTTTTTATGGCTTGTCTGTTACCCAAGGAGTCTTTTTGTCGTTCCTCACTTTGCCGGCCTGGCTGACGTGTGGTGCGCTATTTTTGATCTTAAGTAAAATAATGCAAAAGAAGGGGAGTGTATAG
- a CDS encoding alpha-hydroxy-acid oxidizing protein — protein MELKINPKYPDIAYLRERAKQRIPGFAFDYLDGGCNSEVNLRRNTEEIREVQLKPYYLRDYGQISMQTELFGKTYAAPFGVAPIGLQGLMWPRASEILAKAAFEHNIPYILSTVGTADLETIAEITEGNAWFQLYHPTEDELRDDLLRRAEAAEYQVLVILSDVPSFGYRSKEIRNGLAIPPRMTLRNMIQIMSNPNWAIQTLLAGQPKFKTLEPYIPGGMNLRHLGLFMNKTFTGRLNEEKVKTLRDKWKGKLVIKGIASEEDAEKAIQLGLDGIIVSNHGGRQLDVGESTIKPTANIAERFGDQITVMMDSGIRTGPDIANALASGAKFTFLGRSFMYGVAALGKEGGHHTMSLLKKQLQQVMEQVCCERVEDLPNHLIVKTS, from the coding sequence ATGGAACTTAAAATCAACCCAAAATACCCTGATATTGCTTACCTCAGGGAACGCGCAAAGCAGCGAATACCTGGCTTTGCCTTTGATTATCTTGATGGCGGCTGCAACTCGGAAGTAAACCTCCGCCGCAATACGGAAGAAATTCGCGAGGTGCAACTCAAACCTTACTACCTGAGGGATTACGGTCAGATATCCATGCAAACGGAGCTTTTTGGGAAGACCTACGCTGCCCCTTTCGGGGTGGCTCCTATTGGCCTGCAAGGCTTGATGTGGCCGAGAGCCTCGGAAATTCTAGCCAAGGCAGCTTTTGAACACAACATCCCCTATATCTTGAGCACAGTGGGTACGGCAGATTTGGAAACCATCGCAGAAATCACGGAAGGCAATGCCTGGTTTCAGCTGTATCACCCCACGGAAGATGAGTTGCGCGATGACCTGCTTCGCCGGGCCGAAGCAGCAGAATATCAAGTACTCGTTATTCTTTCCGACGTACCTTCTTTTGGTTACCGCTCCAAGGAGATTCGCAATGGACTAGCGATTCCACCCCGGATGACTTTACGCAATATGATCCAGATCATGAGTAACCCTAACTGGGCTATTCAAACGCTCCTGGCAGGGCAGCCGAAATTTAAGACCTTAGAACCCTACATTCCGGGCGGGATGAATCTGCGGCACCTGGGGTTGTTTATGAATAAAACCTTTACGGGGAGGCTGAACGAAGAAAAAGTAAAAACACTCCGGGATAAATGGAAAGGCAAACTGGTGATCAAAGGCATTGCCAGTGAGGAAGACGCCGAGAAAGCCATCCAACTAGGGCTTGACGGAATTATTGTTTCCAATCACGGTGGCCGCCAGCTTGATGTAGGCGAGTCTACCATCAAGCCTACTGCTAATATTGCCGAACGATTTGGAGATCAAATTACGGTCATGATGGACAGCGGTATTCGTACAGGGCCGGACATTGCCAATGCGCTTGCCTCCGGGGCAAAGTTTACCTTCCTGGGGCGTTCCTTTATGTATGGGGTGGCGGCATTGGGCAAAGAAGGGGGGCATCACACCATGTCACTACTAAAGAAACAACTTCAGCAAGTAATGGAGCAGGTGTGCTGCGAGCGAGTGGAAGATTTGCCTAATCATCTTATCGTCAAGACCAGCTAA
- a CDS encoding FGGY-family carbohydrate kinase — protein sequence MKTTLVFDIGKTNKKCFLFDKSFKELAKTYSRFNETVDEDGFPCDDLLAIQEWLQATFSELLAKKDYEIEAVNFSTYGASFVHVDHKGNPLTPLYNYLKPIPSEVLLSFYEKYGDETAFALATASPKLGMLNSGLQLYWLKYTQPEVFQKIRWSMHLPQYVSFLFTGIPVSEYTSIGCHTGLWDFAKNDYHDWVYAEGIDHILPPLVATHTSINKPYQGRQIKVGVGIHDSSAALLPYIRAEKKPFLLISTGTWSISLNPFNDALLTRDDLAHDCLNFMQVSGKPVRAARLFLGNEYKVQIKKLQQHFGTEEDAHKEVVFQPDLFDHWKKEDQSFFKWESLPAEYAQATVTKYDYFSSFAAAYHRLMIELVALQIQAVDRALGDTNVNKLFIDGGFADNQLFVKMIGLHYPEMKLRTTRSPLGSALGAAMVISGAKVEKKFLKKNFALKKPIIQLSK from the coding sequence ATGAAAACAACCCTTGTTTTCGATATCGGTAAGACCAATAAAAAATGCTTCCTTTTTGATAAGAGCTTCAAGGAGCTTGCCAAGACGTACAGTCGATTTAACGAGACTGTTGATGAAGACGGTTTTCCTTGTGATGATCTTTTGGCCATCCAAGAGTGGCTGCAAGCTACTTTTTCGGAGCTTCTGGCGAAGAAAGATTACGAGATCGAAGCCGTTAATTTTTCCACCTATGGTGCAAGTTTCGTCCACGTTGATCACAAAGGAAACCCACTGACGCCTTTGTACAATTACCTCAAGCCGATTCCATCGGAAGTACTGCTTTCTTTTTACGAAAAATACGGCGATGAAACGGCTTTTGCTTTGGCAACGGCCTCGCCAAAATTGGGAATGCTGAATTCCGGTTTACAGCTGTATTGGTTGAAGTACACCCAGCCGGAAGTCTTTCAAAAGATTCGCTGGTCCATGCACCTGCCACAATACGTAAGCTTTTTGTTTACAGGGATTCCGGTCAGTGAATATACCAGCATTGGCTGTCATACCGGTCTCTGGGATTTTGCTAAAAACGATTATCATGATTGGGTATACGCGGAAGGAATTGACCATATATTACCTCCCTTAGTGGCGACCCACACAAGTATCAATAAGCCTTATCAAGGTCGTCAAATAAAGGTTGGAGTAGGCATTCACGACAGCTCTGCTGCTTTGTTGCCTTACATCCGGGCAGAAAAGAAACCTTTTCTCTTGATCTCTACAGGAACCTGGAGCATCAGTCTTAATCCGTTCAATGACGCACTGCTCACTAGGGATGATCTAGCACATGATTGCCTCAACTTCATGCAAGTTTCCGGGAAACCGGTCAGGGCCGCACGCTTATTTCTCGGGAACGAGTATAAAGTACAGATCAAGAAATTGCAACAACATTTTGGTACCGAAGAGGATGCCCACAAAGAAGTAGTCTTTCAACCTGATTTATTCGATCATTGGAAGAAAGAAGATCAATCTTTCTTTAAATGGGAATCATTGCCAGCGGAATATGCGCAGGCTACCGTCACAAAATATGATTATTTTTCGTCTTTTGCCGCAGCCTATCACCGCTTGATGATTGAGCTGGTGGCACTACAAATTCAGGCAGTGGACCGGGCCTTGGGTGATACGAACGTCAATAAGCTATTTATTGACGGAGGCTTTGCGGACAATCAACTGTTTGTGAAAATGATAGGTCTTCACTATCCGGAGATGAAATTGCGAACGACCCGTTCTCCATTGGGATCTGCATTAGGTGCTGCCATGGTGATCTCAGGGGCGAAGGTGGAGAAGAAGTTTTTGAAAAAGAATTTTGCCCTCAAAAAGCCGATTATTCAGCTGTCGAAATAA
- a CDS encoding TIM barrel protein, which produces MQIRNEHLTDLNQKQQSVHNRDLAYVQDRISREGKNPDKVVEQLQAFQVAIPSWALGAGGTRFGRFSTGGEPSRLEEKIDDVGILHQLTKTAGAISLHIPWDIPEDPTAIKERAAAHGIVFDAVNSNTFQDQPGQAHSYKFGSLCHADPAVRDQAVAHNHEVIRYGEALGSKSITVWLADGTSFPGQHNFRKAFQNTQDSLQQIYRGMPADWQLLIEYKPYEPNFYSMVIPDWGTSLMLAESCGKNAYTLVDLGHHLPNTNIEQIVAILMMKGKLGGFHFNDSKYGDDDLTCGSIKPYQLFLIFNELVYGMDNNEAGNPPLAWMIDASHNLKDPLEDLIQSLEAIQVAYAQALLVDHKALEAARQDNDVSRCQELLQSAFRTDVRSLVAEARLRAGGAIEPLAAYRQLQVRQQLIKQRGLHVTATGL; this is translated from the coding sequence ATGCAGATCAGGAACGAACATTTAACGGATTTAAATCAAAAGCAGCAGTCTGTGCACAACCGTGATCTGGCTTATGTACAGGATCGTATTTCCCGTGAAGGGAAAAATCCTGATAAAGTTGTTGAACAGTTACAGGCTTTTCAGGTAGCTATACCCAGTTGGGCATTAGGGGCCGGTGGTACCCGCTTTGGCCGCTTTTCTACGGGTGGAGAACCTAGCCGATTGGAAGAAAAAATAGACGATGTAGGCATTCTTCACCAGCTGACAAAAACGGCAGGGGCTATCTCCCTCCACATCCCGTGGGATATTCCGGAAGATCCTACCGCCATTAAAGAAAGAGCTGCAGCACACGGTATTGTGTTTGACGCCGTTAATTCCAATACTTTTCAGGATCAACCTGGGCAGGCGCACAGCTATAAGTTTGGCTCTCTTTGTCATGCCGACCCAGCGGTTCGTGACCAAGCGGTTGCTCATAATCACGAGGTAATTCGCTACGGAGAAGCACTCGGCTCAAAATCGATTACCGTTTGGTTGGCCGACGGTACCTCCTTTCCAGGGCAACACAATTTTCGTAAAGCATTTCAAAATACGCAGGATTCCTTACAGCAAATTTATCGCGGGATGCCAGCTGATTGGCAACTCCTGATTGAATACAAACCCTACGAGCCTAATTTTTACTCGATGGTCATCCCTGATTGGGGAACGTCGCTGATGTTGGCCGAAAGTTGCGGAAAGAACGCTTATACCTTGGTTGATCTTGGCCATCATCTCCCGAACACCAATATTGAACAGATCGTTGCAATCCTGATGATGAAAGGCAAGCTCGGTGGCTTCCATTTTAATGATAGCAAGTATGGTGATGATGACCTGACTTGTGGCAGCATTAAGCCTTACCAGCTCTTTCTTATTTTTAATGAGTTGGTGTACGGAATGGACAACAACGAGGCTGGAAATCCTCCATTGGCCTGGATGATTGATGCCAGTCACAACCTTAAAGATCCGCTTGAGGATCTGATACAGAGCCTGGAAGCCATACAGGTTGCCTACGCACAAGCCCTGCTCGTTGACCACAAGGCTTTGGAGGCTGCAAGACAAGACAACGATGTAAGTCGTTGCCAGGAGCTACTGCAATCAGCTTTTCGGACCGATGTTCGTTCGCTCGTCGCAGAAGCAAGATTGCGGGCCGGTGGCGCTATCGAACCCTTAGCGGCTTATCGCCAGTTGCAGGTTCGTCAGCAATTGATTAAGCAACGAGGGCTTCACGTGACCGCAACTGGATTGTAA